DNA from Nitrospira sp.:
GCCTGGCGCAGAGGTCGTAGTCTTCCCCGTAAATCGTCACGTCTTCATCGAATCCCTGGAGGGCCTCCAGGAGGCTTCGCCGCACCGCCAGGTTCGCCGTGGGAAATCCGCCGGACCAGGGAGTCCATGACGTGAAGGTGTTGGCCTCGCGAGGCGACTGCAAGGTGTACAGCGAGCTGAACAATTCACAGAGCGACCGGTCGAAGACCCCGATGATGCTGCCGGCAACCGCCCCCGTGTGAACATCGGCAAACGGTTCGAGCAACACCGAGAGCCAGTTTGCCTGCGGCGCGCAGTCGGCATCGGTAAAGGCCACGATCTCACCGCTCGCGACTCGGATACCGGCATTCCTCGCGGCGGCGGCACCGGGAGTCGATTCGTCGACGAGTCGTACTCTGCTGGTCTTGCAAGTGAGCGCGAACGCCTTGAGGATGGCCGACGACCCATCGGTCGAACCGTTGTCCACAAGAATGATTTCTGCCGGGGCGGGAACCAGCCGATCCAACGCCTGGAGGCAGGCGGAGAGCGTGCTGGCTGCGTTCTTCACCGGTATGACGACCGAGACCGTCAGCATGCCGCCGCCTTCTCGACCAGCAGGTCGTGATAGAGCTGCTCCAGCGGCCAAAGACAGCTGCTCCAGTCGTACCAGACTTCGGCCATGTGACGGGCGGCACGCCCAAACCGCTCACGGTCTGCCTGGCTCGCCAGCAATGTGTGAATCGATTCGACCATGTCGGCAGCCTGGTCGGCGACTACGAGATCCCTCCCCGGCTGCACCTTGATACCTTCGATCCCGATCGAGGTTGTTATGATCGGCAATCCCGCCGCCATGGCTTCCAACAGCTTCGTTCGTGTCCCAGAACCGGTGAAATGCGGGGCGACATAGATGGTTGCGGCATGCAGATGCTGCAACATGTCCGGGACCGCGCCGGTCACCTGGATGCCTGGGCCTTCCAGACGGCGCACAGGCCGGCCAGGGTTCCGACCGACCAGCCGTAATTCCGCCTGGGGAAATTCTCGACGGACGGCGGGAAACAGGTCGGAGGCGAGAAAGGTCGCCGCGTCGATATTGGGCTCGAACCCCATATCACCCGTGAACAACAGCACGGGCGACGCAGCGTCGTGATCAGGCTTGGGGAGGATCGTCCGGCAATCGACGCCGTTGGGGACCAGCAGCACCCGTTGCCCGGGGCGGGCACGTTCGCAACGGGCGCGGTCCTCGTCCGAGACCACCAGGAACGAATGGATCGCAGGCCAACAGAACCGGTCGAAGAGCCCGAACTTGATCAGGCGCACCAGTTGCCTCGAGCGGCTGACCCCGCCGCTCCCGTTTCTGAGCGCGCGCAACGGACCGGCCAGACCATAGGCCCAGATGTCCAGCACCAGCGGCACAGCCGCGTCAGGCGGCACATAGGGAATCATCGCGGGCTTTTCCAATTGCACCGCCCCATACTTCCCGCTCCCCAGCCGCTCTCGCACGACATCGGCGAGCGCCCGGTCCTTGACATAGGGGCTGATGTGGCCGATGCGATCGAGGAGGCCGGGACCCTGTGGCGGAACGAAGACCAGCTCGGTGCAGACATCCTTCAACAACCGTCGGCCGTCCTCCACCCCGTCGAGCGCCGGTGCGATTAGGTCCACTTCGTAACGGCTGCCAAGAAAACGCAGCAGATGCAACATGCGCAAGGCACCCCCGCCATGACAATCGGAGGGTGGCGCCGGGGCCAGGAACAACAGACGCTTCGCCATCATGCCGCCGCCTTTTCTCCCACGAGCAACGCGACGGACCGCTGCGACCCGTTCCAGTCCACCTCCGCCGCCTCCGCGGCCGAAGCGGGCATCCAGAGACCGGTCCGGCTGATGGCATATTCCACCCCTGTGATCCGGAGCGGTGCAATCAATTGCCGCAGACGCGGCTCGTCATAGACCCTCATCCAATCGTTCGTGAGCGTCCTGCCGTAGGGAACCGTGATCACGGCCTTCCCACCGGGTTTGAGGATCCGCGCGATTTCACGTAACGCGACCAGGTCGCCGTTGCCGGACTCCGGTTCACCATAATGGCCGATGCCGATATGTTCGATGACCGACACGGCCAACACGACGGAAAACGTACCGGTTCCGAACGGCATCTTCATGAGGTCCCCGCGGATGGCACGTAGGCCGGGATGCGCATAGGGATAGAGGTTGAAGTCCATCCCGACGACGTGAAAGCCACGCGATGCCAGCGCAATGGGCAGGCGACTCTGGCAACAACCCACATCCAGCACCGGTCCCGTGACGCCGTGGAGCTGTTGGAAGACGAACGGATATTCGACCACTCGCTCGGTCGTCACCATGCCTGGCTCGAAGCACTGCCTGAGCAGGGCCCGCAACGGAGCCGCAATCCACTCCTTGACCTTGGGGAAGGGGTCCAACAGCCGGACGAGACCCCTCAGGCGAAAACGAAATTGCGGTCGATAGGTCCCAGCCGGTTCGATCTCATTCTCTGTCATAGGCCGCACCCTCCACCTGTCATGCCCGATGCAACATAGGACACACCAAGCCATTCAGTCAGGCACG
Protein-coding regions in this window:
- a CDS encoding glycosyltransferase family protein, translated to MMAKRLLFLAPAPPSDCHGGGALRMLHLLRFLGSRYEVDLIAPALDGVEDGRRLLKDVCTELVFVPPQGPGLLDRIGHISPYVKDRALADVVRERLGSGKYGAVQLEKPAMIPYVPPDAAVPLVLDIWAYGLAGPLRALRNGSGGVSRSRQLVRLIKFGLFDRFCWPAIHSFLVVSDEDRARCERARPGQRVLLVPNGVDCRTILPKPDHDAASPVLLFTGDMGFEPNIDAATFLASDLFPAVRREFPQAELRLVGRNPGRPVRRLEGPGIQVTGAVPDMLQHLHAATIYVAPHFTGSGTRTKLLEAMAAGLPIITTSIGIEGIKVQPGRDLVVADQAADMVESIHTLLASQADRERFGRAARHMAEVWYDWSSCLWPLEQLYHDLLVEKAAAC